A region of the Clupea harengus chromosome 7, Ch_v2.0.2, whole genome shotgun sequence genome:
ATGATCATGTCTGCAAAGATGTAAGAGCACTTCCTCTGTCTCCAACTTACCGCGCTCTTCTGCGGCCATTCTGGTGACAGCTAGCCCGTGTGAGCTGCACTGCCACCCAGTGGACGGAGGCTTCTCAGAGAAGATGCTGGACGCCGTGAGCGATGGGACCTCCTGCTTCgtgaacagcagcagaagcatATGTATCAATGGTGTGTGCAAGGTAGTGTGGccgtgcatgtctatgtgtctgttctATTATACGAAAGATTATATAAGTATGATAATATTGAATCCACGTGTGAATCATGGCAAGTTTATTTGTTAGCCACTATGTGTGATTGTTGAGCAGCTGACTTTGTTGTTGACTTCGTCTCGTCAAATAAGGAAAAGCCAAGTAGACTCACACCTAAACAAGTTTTAACATATTTGTATGACATTGAGGTTTGCCCATTCCACTAATATGGATTCCTGTCTGTATTTTGTAGGTACACAAAAGGTATGCAATACCTTAGAAAGAGGAAAGATAGTTACCTCCTTTCTAAATGTCCAACCGTACTGAACTATTGTCTAATCAATGCACCACCTTGCATTTACAGTAGGATACAGTTATTTTAATATGTAAAAAAACCTCCATAATTCCTTGCTGTTTAATGGGTCCCTGTGGCTCTGCCTGTTCCCTCCTGCCCCTGTTATTCGCCCTGCTATATCTGGATCCTGGCAGGCCGTTGGATGTGACTATGGCATCGACTCCAACGCAGAGGAGGATCGCTGTGGGGTTTGTCTGGGGGATGGCTCCACCTGCCAGACAGTCCATGAGAACTTTGATCAGCCAGATGGCTACGGTAAGGATGAGGCTCTTGGGGCCTTGCCAGTGTGTAACAGATATCTCTCATGGTGGAGTTATTTTTCACCGTCTTCAGAGTTCATGTGGAGCCAGTGAGTGCACCTGGAGTGCAACATTGTCATACCTTTGTACGATGAGATTGAGTGGTATATAATAATggtgtgatatttttttttatcaggacGTGAGGAACATGAAACCTGTTGTTGTAATGCTTTGGGTATTTGTGTCTGGAGTCTATCACTGGAATCTTGTTTGTCCTGCAGGTTATGTAGATATGGTCGTGATCCCCGAAGGCGCCAGGGACATTTTCAtccaggagagaggggaggccgGGAATTTCCTCGCCATGAAGAGGCCTAACTCGGAGGACTATTACTTAAATGGGAATTTCATCATCCAGTGGAACGGAGAGTACAAAGCGGGCGAAGCCAAGTTTTTCTATGACAGGATAGGCAACCTGGAGAACCTGACATCACCAGGACCCACCACTGAGCCAATCATGATCCAGGTATGTGTTGCCCTGGTGATCAATCCCAGATAGACCATACCAACATTATTTCCATTATAAATTTATGGTCAATACTCAGTTCTGTGAGATGAGCTCTGAAAAGGAAATGTTGGCGCTCAGTTGCTCTTCCAAGAGAGAAATCCAGGGATCAACTACGAGTACACCATAAAGAGGGAGCGACAGAGTGGGAATGAGGTCCCGGAGCCGGAATACACCTGGAGGCACGGAGCGTGGACTGACTGCAGCACCTCCTGTGGAATAGGTGGGTTACTGCACCCCAGATTATGACTCCCAGTCAAACCTGTAatttccactcactcactctagagAAGCTTTGTTATCAACAGTCAGCTGTTCCATCACAGCTTAGCCAGATACAGAGCATGTTTCTGCAGCTCAACTACAAGACTGAAGTGCACTAAGGTCGTGGGGTAAATTCCCAGGCAGCTCACATGCTGATAAAACAGTGTACCCTAGCTGTggtgtaagtcactttggatgaagACATTTGATAACTGTCCTcggtgtaaataaatatttgagCACAGACTTCAAGGGTCCGGTTTGAAAAACCTCAATGGTCAGCACACAGTATCTTGTGCTCACATTGGTTTTCTGGCCTTTGTGGATTCCTGGTACAAACACAGCTTGTGAATCATGGGGAAAATTCCTCCTTGACTGTGTCATGTGTTTGCTCACTGAAAGCAGGCAATGGGGGTCGGCAGGAGTGGATCATTCTCCCTGTACCATTAGAGAGTGATTCACATGTTTTATTGTGCAAGCACGGCCCTCCACAGATTAGTGAACCTTAGCTGTGGAGGGAAGAAACAGCTTTTGAAACATCCCATCCATTCGCTGACAGCTGTGATAGTGGACAACACCTAGTCTGTGGAGAGAGCATAGCAACACCAATGGGCCAGTGTGCTACTCATAAGGGTGGAGAGTTATGAGATTATTTAAGCGTATTGTTAGCTATGGCTGTTGCTCGAGAACATTAACTCTTTAATTTCCTGACATTTCCAGGTGAACAGCTTCAGCCTGTACGATGCTTCGAACGGGATATCGGTGTGGTGGATGAAGTTTTGTGCGACCCAGAAAACCGCCCTGAAGACCGCTATCGAAAGTGTAAAATCATGGACTGCCCTGCAAGGTTTCTATTTGTGACTCCATTTGTTCTCGTTTAAAGTTGATTTTTTAATCAACGCCCAATCAAAAGCAAGCTGAAGGTCTACATTGTAGTAGGATTTTCAGGAACTGCTTTTACGTAAATGCTAATAGCAACCAACCTCAATATGTATAGGACAGGTTAACTTGGCTAACCACAGAGAGTTAACACAACCTAACCTAACAACACCCCACTACTAAGAAAGTAAAACTTAGGCACACCCAGAATTTCGCATCAACCCCTGTGAAGTAGCATTCATCTGCTGCCGCCCCTAGCCTCCAGACGTAAGGCTCACCTGATGTTCTATTTCCCCTGTCCTCACCTGCTGTTGCCTACCCCTCAGGTGGTGGGTTGGGGGTTGGCAGCCGTGCACGGCCACCTGCGGTCTCTCTGGTGTGAAGAAGCGGACGGTCCTCTGCGTGCGCACCGTGACGGGGGAGGAGCGCGTGCTGCACCACGCGGACTGCAGGCACATGCTGAAGCCCAAGCCGGTGGTTCCCTGCAACAGGGACATGCCCTGCACCTCAGACTGGGCCGTGGGCAACTGGAATGAGGTCAGTTCACGTAGCTCAATGTGTAACGATGTAGCTCAGTGGTTTTGTCATTGGGTTTTAATGTACATGCTTCCCAGCACAAAACCAACTACTATGTGTCTTCAGGTGTTAGGTATAAAAGGTGTATGCCTGCAtaataggggtgggaattgccACAGAGGCAATGATACCATACTATTATATTTAATAATATTCATGCCACGATACAATATTATTGCAATTCTTCACATTTTACGATACAGCAAGTTTTGCAATTTGATTCTGTGATACATTGTGCTTTATTTCTCCCATATATTACAACTTGTATACTGGGAGTCTCTGCTGCCATTATGGCGCGGACTTGAGAAACAATGTAAAAGCAGATGTATGTACCAAAACAAAGTTTAAatcataatataaaataaacaaatattgaTAAATAATGGCGCCGCTGTATCAATACAACATTTCGCCGGAAGATATCAcgacactacactacactagacTACACTACTACAATTTTTTCTCCCATCTCTACTGCATAAGacaatttattttaaatatccTCAGTGTCCTGTCACCTGTGGGGGAGGAGTGCGTTCCAGGGAGGTCACATGCATCGCTGAACCTAAAGACCGCTGCAACGCCACCACCAAGCCTCGCTCCAAGTCCCTGTGTGGCCTCCTCAGCTGCTCCGGCCAAAAGTCCATGTACCACCGGATCTCCCCCAAACGAGGCCCGACGCAGGCAGCCGTCACCACCTCTGTAGCACCAAAGACCGACCCAACCACACCGCTGACACCAACCGCAGCAGCCAGCACGCCGCAGCTCCCCACCGCCTCTGACATCCTGCACACAGATGATTACGACTTAATCGTGGTGGGGAACGCCAGCGCGGCTCCAGACGTAGCGCATGCTGGCAGGAAGACCAAAGGCTCTGGAGCAGCCAGGGAggaagtggaagaggaggaggaggaggaggaggaaggaagcaGCGCTGATCCTCAGCCAGACACTGGATCTAATTACACCCCGGGATACGATTACATTGTGGACGATTCCGATTCTAGGAACGAGAGGGTCGTGGACGTGGTCACCTCCATGACAACGGCCCCCTTGAGGACTACCACGCAGTCACATACAATTAGGCCATTGTTTACAACCAAAGTGCCCCTTCGCTCCACAACACCTCGTGGGGTGTACTGGACCCCACGCGCCACCTCCAAAGCCAAAATCACAACCCCTTCCGTCAAACCTGTTAGACAGTGGACGCCAAAGCCGAGAATTACGCCACTGCCCAAAACCACCTCTAAACCTCAGTCGAAGTCGAAGTCGAAGTCGGCGGACATTCCCCGAACCACAGGGGCTCCGGCACACACTGTGAAGGTGCTGAAATACCAGAAGACCTCAGTGGCCCATAAGACCACCAGCAAGAGCCCCGAGGCCAAGAAGCTCAAACACAGACCAGGAAGTCCAGTTAGCACCACCAGTGCCTATGGCAACCTCAACGCCAGGGATCACATCGGCATGGATGTCTTCTGGGTGGTCGGGAACTGGAGTGAGGTAGGTGGCTCTGCTCTGCATGCATGTAAAGATGATGGGTGTCGTTTGAGGAGAGGCCGTAGCACTGAGCAGTCTGCTAGTTGTCCTTTAAGGACAGGCACTCAGTGGACAGCTCCTGTAGTAGGAGGTGATTTATTATACACTATTTATCCACACATACTTACTTCTATTTTTATGCACTTCAGTGTCCTTTGTCCTCTTGTCCTGAATGAATGGCCAGATTTACGAGAGCCCTAAGTAGGCTGCTTGGCAGAGCCTAAATGCCATTGAGGCCTAGATAAAGGTTGTGAAAGGAAAGATTTCTCCTGTCTCATCACTGTTGCATGGTCAACGCTTAAAAATAGCAGTGTCCTCCTATTCTGATACATCAAGTCACAAATGCCTCAGTTTGTCATTGATCCAAACACAAAGCTGGAAGTTTGCACAGCAGTGAAAGAAGTCATAATTCCATCTGTGTTGTTTCATATTGTGTTCACTGTGCAATGTTATGTTGCATTGCAAGATGGCAgtgttgtgttcttttgtgGACTGAACAACCATATACTGAGCTGTTCTGGGGTGCGTTTCCCAAAAGTGTTTTTGAATATCTACCATAGTcgaatgatagagagactatcatttcgaacactctctctccacggtTACCACGGTGGTTTCCCACCAATGCTTCTGGGAAACGCAGTCCTGTATCAGACCAGATTCTGCACTGGACTCCTATTGCCTTGTAAGTTGCATGCACATGTACCCACTTGCTTGCTGCCGCCCTGCCCTAGTGCTCCACCACGTGTGGGCTTGGTGCCGAGTGGAGGGCGCTGGTGTGCAGCTCCCCTCAGGAGGCCGACTGCGCGAGCGTCAAGAAGCCCGAGCCGGCACGTCGGTGCAACCTCCGGCCCTGCACTGGCTGGAAGGCAGGCAACTGGAGCAAGGTGAGCGCCCTCCTTGAAGCTGCTGGTGCACTTCTATGGCACATGGAAGTGCAGCATTAGTACTGTGCATGTTCACATTCAGTTCAGATAGAGGTTGTTAACAAACGATCTCAGGGAGCAGTAAGtgctaaaataaatacaaaaaataaaaaaaaatacaagaatatCATTTTTGGTTGGAAATGCATAGCTAACCCAGGAACATGTTTGAAAGGGGTAATTGTGGAACAGATATTGATTCTTAGAAGTCCTTTTTGGtaattgtgctttttttttcttttaaaattctCCTTTAAAAACCATAAAGTCAATATCATTACCTCACTAGCAAAATGAGACAGATTCCTTAGATGCCATCAAGAGTTTTTCCCCAACCCTGTCAGAGCTTTGTGGCGTTTGTTTGTCCCTCTTCAGTGCCCTGTGGGCTGCAGTGAGGCCATGCGCCATCGGGACGTGCAGTGCCTCGACACGCAGAGCAAACGCCCACTCAGGCCCTTCCACTGCCAGGCCCTGACTCACAAACCACCCAGCAGCCTGCCATGCAGCACTCTGCCCTGCCTGCAGTGGAAGAGCTCCCCCTGGGGGAAGGTAAGGGACCTGCATGTCATGTTTCCCTATTCAGGATTTATAGTGTGGCTCAGTCCCAGAAGATGAAGTGGTGGCTATGAATTGGCAATTGATTACACATGTATTTGTTAGTGTGGGATTGATCAATAAATACCACTCAGAGCAAATAGTTATATTATGCTGAAAACTCATTTTCAATGTCAATATCACAATTTTCAGTATCATATTGATATGTGTTAGTTATCTCAAAACCTAACCCAAACCCTAAGTGACTCAAATGATACAGCTGAAATAACATTATGCCGTATATGTTTTCTCCACTCAGTGCTCAAAGAGCTGCGGTGGGGGTCTGAGGGAGCGTCTGGTGTACTGTCCGGCGTTCCACCGCTGCGACACCACCCAGAGGCCAAACTTCACCGAGCCCTGCAACCAGCAGCCGTGCACCCACTGGGACGCTGAGACCTGGGCAGAGGTGAGACTCTCTCCTGACTAAAACACCGTAGCCCTGCACTCCTCAAAACTGGTCCAGGATAGTCATGATTGTTATTGACGCTGAAATGAATTTAAGCAGTGATGGTCACGGTCAGCATACCTGATGCTGATGTGAGGGGTGGCGTTGAGGTCTGCTGTCGGCAGGTCAGCCCTTGGGATACGCAGCAGGAGGAATTCCTCGATTTATTTGATCTCCCTCTGACTGGGTTGGAATCTGGGTTGTGCCATTCACAGTTGAATACTGTTATGCTGCATGTTCGCCAGCCTACACCAAGGAGTAGCCACAGTGGCCAACACCAGACATACTTAGTgatgcatagcctacatttatgGATTCTTAGAATCTTACCCAGTCATGCTGTGTTTTAATGCTATTTAtttgcctgcttgtgtgtgtgtgtgtgtgtgtttgtacatgtttgtgtgttgttgtgtgtgtgtgtgtgtgtgtgcatcagtgctCACAGAGCTGCGGTGGCGGGGTGCGCAGCCGCGGCATCAGATGTGTGAATGATGaatcaggagaggaggagagggccggCCTGTGTGGGAGAAGCAGCCGGCCTGACAGCTCCCAGGAATGCAACCCTCAGGAATGTAAAACGAAGACGGGTGAGTCGGGATGGGAGCGTCGGGAGCTGTTTCTCATTCACCAAGCCCAAAGCATGACCACCGTGCGCTGGTGACCTCAGTTGACTCTCTAGAGAGCGGCTTCTCAAAAGAGGAGCAGCACGTGGACACTGTGAAGTTATAGGCAGCAAATTGATGTGACATACATCAGTATGCATTGATAAGTGACATGCATCAGTATGCATTGATAAGTGACATGCATCAGTATGCATTGATAAGTGACATACATCAGTATGCATTGATAAGTGACATACATCAGTATGCATGGATGTGATTTAACATATACAAAGTCCACTGTAGTACACCCAGAATATTCCTTGGTTTCCTTGATCTGTTTTTCTTCGTCCTGTTTCTGTTTCAACTGTTCCGGTTCAGGGAGCAACAGAATGCCGTCACAAAGATCTGTTAGAGAGGGAATTTACATTTTCGTCAGGCCACCACTTTGTTCGCAATATTAAATAATTTACATAGATACACTGAAAGATTCCATGAATAAATTGATACATTGTGATTTGGGACATagatttgcacattttaaaatgtctaa
Encoded here:
- the adamts12 gene encoding A disintegrin and metalloproteinase with thrombospondin motifs 12 isoform X2, yielding MQHTRVSQALFVLHFVFFLASVHVECSISDKLNFPDTEQEHFIKAQSDFSVVHPEKVDRNGQYMSYSLSHHFSSGRHKRDLGSSHGRVYYNLHYKGRDLFFNLTTNKHLVANDYILERRHSELNHTQQFVSKDNACHLIGTVTYSNHVGKAAISTCEGLRGFFSLPEGLFLIEPVKGHPVSREDPKEAHVVYRSPVTWTAPRHRRSVTEPQERQGACGVKDGADFSLRVEQERDAWEQEQREQSTGEPVPRGISRRSVSKERWVETLVVADSKLMDYHGSGNVESYIFTIMNMVAGIFHDASIGNAVHIILVRLILLHGEEKQLKIVHHADTTLNSFCTWQKNVNPQSDTHPAHHDVAVLITRKDICAGANQPCETLGLSHLSGMCQPHRSCNINEDSGLPLAFTIAHEIGHSFGIHHDGQGNDCELSGRHPFIMSRQLMYDSSPLTWSPCSKDYITRFLDRGWGFCLDDRPSKKDLTTPLATPGVKYSTHHQCQLQYGSNATFCQEVDNVCQILWCSVNGTCRSKLDSPIDGTKCGPDKWCISGECVVVGKLPETVNGGWGQWSTWSHCTRTCGAGVQSAERECNQPKPEFGGTYCTGERKRYRICNINPCAKKHPSFREMQCSEFNTVPYQNELYEWIPVMSTTSPCELHCHPVDGGFSEKMLDAVSDGTSCFVNSSRSICINGVCKAVGCDYGIDSNAEEDRCGVCLGDGSTCQTVHENFDQPDGYGYVDMVVIPEGARDIFIQERGEAGNFLAMKRPNSEDYYLNGNFIIQWNGEYKAGEAKFFYDRIGNLENLTSPGPTTEPIMIQLLFQERNPGINYEYTIKRERQSGNEVPEPEYTWRHGAWTDCSTSCGIGEQLQPVRCFERDIGVVDEVLCDPENRPEDRYRKCKIMDCPARWWVGGWQPCTATCGLSGVKKRTVLCVRTVTGEERVLHHADCRHMLKPKPVVPCNRDMPCTSDWAVGNWNECPVTCGGGVRSREVTCIAEPKDRCNATTKPRSKSLCGLLSCSGQKSMYHRISPKRGPTQAAVTTSVAPKTDPTTPLTPTAAASTPQLPTASDILHTDDYDLIVVGNASAAPDVAHAGRKTKGSGAAREEVEEEEEEEEEGSSADPQPDTGSNYTPGYDYIVDDSDSRNERVVDVVTSMTTAPLRTTTQSHTIRPLFTTKVPLRSTTPRGVYWTPRATSKAKITTPSVKPVRQWTPKPRITPLPKTTSKPQSKSKSKSADIPRTTGAPAHTVKVLKYQKTSVAHKTTSKSPEAKKLKHRPGSPVSTTSAYGNLNARDHIGMDVFWVVGNWSECSTTCGLGAEWRALVCSSPQEADCASVKKPEPARRCNLRPCTGWKAGNWSKCPVGCSEAMRHRDVQCLDTQSKRPLRPFHCQALTHKPPSSLPCSTLPCLQWKSSPWGKCSKSCGGGLRERLVYCPAFHRCDTTQRPNFTEPCNQQPCTHWDAETWAECSQSCGGGVRSRGIRCVNDESGEEERAGLCGRSSRPDSSQECNPQECKTKTGPPCRKNSMSSRFCAKLKLLGRCTLRSVQKQCCVTCMA
- the adamts12 gene encoding A disintegrin and metalloproteinase with thrombospondin motifs 12 isoform X1, producing MTKANSAANAAFLTRDPVNWQPSIWYSIYPPSPFQYWFSPTEHFIKAQSDFSVVHPEKVDRNGQYMSYSLSHHFSSGRHKRDLGSSHGRVYYNLHYKGRDLFFNLTTNKHLVANDYILERRHSELNHTQQFVSKDNACHLIGTVTYSNHVGKAAISTCEGLRGFFSLPEGLFLIEPVKGHPVSREDPKEAHVVYRSPVTWTAPRHRRSVTEPQERQGACGVKDGADFSLRVEQERDAWEQEQREQSTGEPVPRGISRRSVSKERWVETLVVADSKLMDYHGSGNVESYIFTIMNMVAGIFHDASIGNAVHIILVRLILLHGEEKQLKIVHHADTTLNSFCTWQKNVNPQSDTHPAHHDVAVLITRKDICAGANQPCETLGLSHLSGMCQPHRSCNINEDSGLPLAFTIAHEIGHSFGIHHDGQGNDCELSGRHPFIMSRQLMYDSSPLTWSPCSKDYITRFLDRGWGFCLDDRPSKKDLTTPLATPGVKYSTHHQCQLQYGSNATFCQEVDNVCQILWCSVNGTCRSKLDSPIDGTKCGPDKWCISGECVVVGKLPETVNGGWGQWSTWSHCTRTCGAGVQSAERECNQPKPEFGGTYCTGERKRYRICNINPCAKKHPSFREMQCSEFNTVPYQNELYEWIPVMSTTSPCELHCHPVDGGFSEKMLDAVSDGTSCFVNSSRSICINGVCKAVGCDYGIDSNAEEDRCGVCLGDGSTCQTVHENFDQPDGYGYVDMVVIPEGARDIFIQERGEAGNFLAMKRPNSEDYYLNGNFIIQWNGEYKAGEAKFFYDRIGNLENLTSPGPTTEPIMIQLLFQERNPGINYEYTIKRERQSGNEVPEPEYTWRHGAWTDCSTSCGIGEQLQPVRCFERDIGVVDEVLCDPENRPEDRYRKCKIMDCPARWWVGGWQPCTATCGLSGVKKRTVLCVRTVTGEERVLHHADCRHMLKPKPVVPCNRDMPCTSDWAVGNWNECPVTCGGGVRSREVTCIAEPKDRCNATTKPRSKSLCGLLSCSGQKSMYHRISPKRGPTQAAVTTSVAPKTDPTTPLTPTAAASTPQLPTASDILHTDDYDLIVVGNASAAPDVAHAGRKTKGSGAAREEVEEEEEEEEEGSSADPQPDTGSNYTPGYDYIVDDSDSRNERVVDVVTSMTTAPLRTTTQSHTIRPLFTTKVPLRSTTPRGVYWTPRATSKAKITTPSVKPVRQWTPKPRITPLPKTTSKPQSKSKSKSADIPRTTGAPAHTVKVLKYQKTSVAHKTTSKSPEAKKLKHRPGSPVSTTSAYGNLNARDHIGMDVFWVVGNWSECSTTCGLGAEWRALVCSSPQEADCASVKKPEPARRCNLRPCTGWKAGNWSKCPVGCSEAMRHRDVQCLDTQSKRPLRPFHCQALTHKPPSSLPCSTLPCLQWKSSPWGKCSKSCGGGLRERLVYCPAFHRCDTTQRPNFTEPCNQQPCTHWDAETWAECSQSCGGGVRSRGIRCVNDESGEEERAGLCGRSSRPDSSQECNPQECKTKTGPPCRKNSMSSRFCAKLKLLGRCTLRSVQKQCCVTCMA